One stretch of Haloterrigena salifodinae DNA includes these proteins:
- a CDS encoding helix-turn-helix domain-containing protein, translated as MTSIADIEIPADGTGTGELFEAVPSLTCEMERVIASSGHGLWLSGPSQEDIETALDDASAIGSYTLINSEDDRWLYDMEFEPDTIDIFELILEKSGTVLSASASSGTWLLSIRFADRESVSSLYDRFDEAGVTPTIVRLFDLAEETKSQCGLTARQYETLVAAIDHGYFEIPREVSMQELSEELGISHQALSERLRRAYRALVTSELNVSEDETVAPPVPTN; from the coding sequence ATGACATCGATCGCAGACATCGAGATTCCGGCCGACGGAACCGGAACCGGCGAGCTGTTCGAGGCGGTCCCCTCACTGACCTGTGAAATGGAGCGCGTGATCGCCTCGAGCGGTCACGGCCTCTGGCTGTCGGGCCCGTCTCAGGAGGATATCGAGACGGCGCTGGACGACGCTTCGGCAATCGGTTCCTACACGTTGATCAACAGTGAGGACGACCGGTGGCTCTACGACATGGAATTCGAACCGGACACCATCGACATCTTCGAGCTGATCCTCGAGAAGAGCGGCACGGTACTGAGCGCCTCAGCCTCGAGCGGCACGTGGCTGCTGAGCATTCGGTTCGCCGACCGCGAGAGCGTGAGCTCGCTCTACGACCGGTTCGACGAAGCCGGCGTCACGCCGACGATCGTCCGCCTGTTCGATCTCGCCGAAGAGACGAAGAGCCAGTGCGGCCTCACCGCCCGGCAGTACGAGACCCTCGTCGCGGCCATCGATCACGGCTACTTCGAGATCCCCCGCGAGGTCTCGATGCAGGAACTGTCGGAAGAGCTCGGAATCTCCCACCAGGCGCTCTCCGAGCGGCTGCGCCGAGCGTATCGCGCGCTCGTCACCTCCGAACTGAACGTCTCCGAGGACGAGACCGTGGCCCCGCCGGTGCCCACAAACTGA
- the pyrI gene encoding aspartate carbamoyltransferase regulatory subunit has protein sequence MSDDHNHHDGDDHELRVSKIRSGTVIDHVRGGQALNVLAILGIDGSEGEEVSVGMNVPSDRLARKDIVKVEGRELSQDEVDVLSLIAPDATINIVRDYEVIEKHRVEPPEIVEGVLSCPNAGCITTSGEPVDSRFEVLEDGVRCDYCGTIVRDEIASLIDT, from the coding sequence ATGAGTGACGACCACAATCACCACGACGGTGACGATCACGAACTGCGAGTCAGCAAGATCCGAAGCGGGACCGTGATCGACCACGTCCGCGGGGGGCAGGCGCTGAACGTGCTAGCGATCCTCGGCATCGACGGCAGCGAAGGCGAGGAGGTTTCCGTCGGCATGAACGTCCCGTCGGACCGACTCGCGCGCAAGGACATCGTGAAGGTCGAGGGTCGGGAACTTAGCCAGGACGAGGTCGACGTTCTTTCGCTGATCGCGCCGGACGCGACGATCAACATCGTCCGCGACTACGAAGTGATCGAGAAACACCGCGTCGAGCCGCCGGAGATCGTCGAGGGCGTGCTGTCCTGTCCGAACGCCGGCTGTATCACGACCAGCGGCGAACCGGTCGACTCCCGATTCGAGGTGCTCGAAGACGGCGTTCGGTGTGACTACTGCGGCACGATCGTCCGGGACGAGATCGCCTCGCTAATCGACACTTGA
- the mobB gene encoding molybdopterin-guanine dinucleotide biosynthesis protein B, whose protein sequence is MSQEPPFRVVCLAGPSDSGKTTLVERLVPRLADHGRVATVKSIHHDIEIDTPGADTHRHRTAGAETVVGVTPELTFDVTTRGKRDPPDRPDGDALLEGEADDPELRALAETLERLEARGYAFVVVEGFSAAPLPTVLVGDRDPSAVGGPVVGRGADDLETIVETIRGLDPLVNRG, encoded by the coding sequence ATGAGTCAGGAGCCACCGTTTCGCGTCGTTTGTCTCGCCGGCCCGAGCGATTCGGGGAAGACCACGCTCGTCGAACGGCTCGTACCGCGACTGGCTGATCACGGCCGCGTCGCGACAGTCAAGTCGATCCACCACGACATCGAGATCGACACGCCGGGCGCCGACACCCACCGCCACCGGACCGCGGGCGCCGAGACGGTCGTCGGCGTCACCCCCGAACTCACGTTCGACGTCACTACTCGCGGCAAGCGCGATCCGCCGGACCGGCCCGACGGTGATGCCTTACTTGAGGGCGAGGCCGACGATCCGGAACTGCGAGCGCTCGCGGAGACGCTCGAGCGCCTCGAGGCGCGGGGCTACGCGTTCGTCGTCGTCGAGGGCTTCTCGGCGGCTCCGCTGCCGACGGTTCTCGTTGGCGACCGCGACCCGAGCGCCGTTGGCGGCCCCGTCGTCGGCCGCGGCGCGGACGACCTCGAAACGATCGTCGAGACGATTCGCGGACTCGATCCGCTCGTCAACCGCGGGTAA
- the pyrB gene encoding aspartate carbamoyltransferase, whose amino-acid sequence MRHDHLITSKQLTREDIETILDRAAEIDADPSAVADRHTNTLLGLLFFEPSTRTKMSFETAMKRLGGDVVDMGSVESSSVKKGETLADTVRVIEGYTDALVLRHPKQGSATMASEFVDVPLVNAGDGAGHHPSQTMLDLYTIRENAGLDDLTIGIMGDLKYGRTVHSLAHALTNFDAQQHFISPESLRLPREVVYDLHQEDGGAGIREHESLEEVLPSLDVLYVTRIQRERFPDEQEYQKVAGEYQIGTETLEAAGDDLTIMHPLPRVDEIAPEIDETDHAAYFEQAHNGVPVRMALLDLLLSDDGAADRRGGESDE is encoded by the coding sequence ATGCGCCACGATCACCTCATCACGAGCAAACAACTTACGCGGGAGGATATCGAAACCATCCTCGACCGCGCGGCCGAGATCGACGCCGACCCGTCGGCCGTCGCCGACCGGCACACGAACACGTTGCTCGGCCTCCTCTTTTTCGAACCGAGCACGCGAACGAAGATGAGCTTCGAGACCGCGATGAAACGCCTCGGCGGCGACGTCGTCGACATGGGATCGGTTGAGTCCTCGAGCGTCAAGAAGGGGGAGACGCTCGCCGACACCGTCCGGGTCATCGAGGGGTACACCGACGCGCTCGTCCTACGACACCCGAAACAGGGGTCGGCGACGATGGCCAGCGAGTTCGTCGACGTCCCGCTGGTCAACGCGGGCGACGGGGCGGGCCACCACCCGAGCCAGACGATGCTCGACCTCTATACGATCCGGGAGAACGCCGGGCTGGACGACCTCACGATCGGGATCATGGGCGATCTGAAGTACGGACGAACCGTCCACTCGCTGGCCCACGCGCTGACGAACTTCGACGCCCAGCAACACTTCATCAGCCCGGAGAGCCTCCGACTGCCCCGCGAGGTCGTCTACGACCTTCACCAGGAAGACGGCGGTGCTGGTATCCGCGAACACGAGTCACTCGAGGAGGTCCTCCCGTCGCTGGACGTCCTCTACGTCACCCGGATCCAGCGCGAGCGGTTCCCCGACGAGCAGGAGTACCAGAAGGTCGCCGGCGAGTACCAGATCGGAACCGAGACGCTCGAGGCGGCCGGCGACGATCTGACTATCATGCACCCGCTGCCCCGCGTCGACGAGATCGCGCCGGAGATCGACGAGACCGACCACGCGGCCTACTTCGAGCAGGCCCACAACGGCGTGCCGGTCCGGATGGCGCTGCTGGATCTGCTCTTGAGCGACGACGGGGCGGCCGACCGACGCGGAGGTGAGTCTGATGAGTGA
- a CDS encoding extracellular solute-binding protein, with translation MTRVDDPRTERGVGSPDGSRRAFLAAASATAAGIVGTAGCLGTADRVRVLSAGSLAVALEETVGPAFESETGRSYQGEYHGSTVVMRMIEEGTKHPDVVVSADTELLRDRLYPERTDWDVEFAANEVGIAYDPDTALGGRLAGDEPWYEVIVDAGADDLAISDPDLDPLGYRAAQLFELAERRHDLEGFREAMLDTASREPDESKLLTGVEAGNRACAIAYRNMAVDHDVSFLELPDAYNFGDPTHAETYATATYTTDEGYTARGRPAIYSATVRADADNPDAGREFVDFLLEESALLEKRGLRVVDTLPRSNGDVPEAIEP, from the coding sequence ATGACTCGCGTTGACGACCCCCGGACGGAACGCGGTGTCGGATCGCCCGACGGCAGTCGCCGGGCGTTTCTCGCGGCCGCGAGCGCGACGGCGGCAGGCATCGTTGGGACGGCCGGCTGTCTCGGCACGGCCGACCGCGTGCGGGTTCTCTCGGCCGGGAGCCTCGCCGTCGCGCTCGAGGAGACGGTTGGTCCGGCCTTCGAGTCCGAGACGGGGCGCAGCTATCAGGGCGAGTACCACGGGTCGACCGTCGTGATGCGGATGATCGAGGAGGGGACCAAACACCCGGACGTGGTCGTCAGCGCCGATACCGAACTGTTGCGGGACCGGCTCTACCCCGAGCGGACGGACTGGGACGTCGAGTTCGCCGCCAACGAGGTTGGCATCGCCTACGATCCCGACACGGCCCTCGGCGGCCGACTCGCGGGGGACGAGCCGTGGTACGAGGTCATCGTCGACGCCGGTGCGGACGACCTCGCGATCAGCGATCCCGACCTGGACCCGCTCGGCTACCGGGCCGCCCAGCTGTTCGAACTCGCCGAGCGTCGACACGATCTCGAGGGGTTTCGCGAGGCAATGCTCGATACCGCCTCCCGCGAGCCCGACGAGTCGAAGCTGCTGACCGGCGTCGAAGCCGGAAATCGCGCCTGTGCGATCGCCTACCGGAACATGGCCGTCGATCACGACGTGTCGTTTCTCGAGTTGCCCGACGCGTACAACTTCGGGGATCCAACCCACGCCGAGACGTACGCGACGGCGACGTACACGACCGACGAGGGGTACACGGCACGAGGTCGACCAGCGATCTATAGCGCCACGGTTCGAGCCGACGCCGACAACCCCGACGCCGGCCGGGAATTCGTCGACTTCCTGCTCGAGGAGTCCGCGCTACTCGAGAAACGGGGACTGCGCGTCGTCGACACGCTCCCGCGATCGAACGGGGACGTGCCGGAGGCGATCGAGCCGTGA
- a CDS encoding RAD55 family ATPase, with amino-acid sequence MVGRLDTGIDVLDRKLDGGLPPGCIVAYTADPASQSELLLYELTAARGTLYLTTERSDDAVRHAIESSPSEVGSPTVRHVTGDAPLEEATRLIGALPDGANLIIDTMDILERTDTDDYVAFLNDLKSQMLETGSIAVLHCLKGGDEPANRSRTYHTADAVFDLRTEIAGTDLENHLTVPKFRGGSQPTEAIKLELTEEVAIDTSRDIA; translated from the coding sequence ATGGTCGGTCGGCTGGACACCGGGATCGACGTGCTGGATCGAAAGCTCGACGGTGGGCTCCCACCGGGGTGTATCGTCGCGTATACCGCCGATCCGGCCAGCCAGTCGGAGCTGCTCCTCTACGAGCTCACCGCCGCCCGCGGTACACTCTATCTCACGACCGAGCGTTCCGACGACGCCGTCCGTCACGCGATCGAGAGCTCCCCCTCGGAGGTCGGCAGCCCGACCGTCCGCCACGTCACCGGCGACGCCCCCCTCGAGGAGGCGACCCGGCTCATCGGCGCGCTCCCGGACGGTGCGAACCTCATCATCGACACGATGGACATCCTCGAGCGGACCGACACTGACGACTACGTCGCGTTTCTCAACGACCTCAAATCCCAGATGCTCGAGACCGGCTCGATCGCCGTCCTCCACTGTCTGAAAGGTGGCGACGAGCCGGCGAACCGATCACGGACGTACCACACCGCCGACGCCGTCTTCGACCTCCGGACTGAAATCGCCGGCACGGACCTCGAGAACCACCTCACGGTCCCCAAGTTCCGCGGCGGCAGCCAGCCGACCGAGGCGATCAAGCTCGAGTTGACCGAGGAAGTAGCGATCGACACGAGTCGGGACATCGCGTGA
- a CDS encoding 4Fe-4S dicluster domain-containing protein: protein MAEVYNWQIGREMDYPYTEARPEKQWGAVFDLNKCIACQTCSLSCKTTWTNNEGQEHMFWNNVETKPYGSYPLQWDVEILDRLGVQEWGSDGVYEGKTIFEARDFDWESMAIDDDPETMHSEGIEGFRPDDEDWAQPNLGEDEPTGQEVESDTHIDEDHHPTWFFYLPRVCNHCTFAACAGGCPVQAIYKRQEDGIVLLDEDSCQAFQECVRACPYGKSIYNSVAQNSQKCVGCYPKVEQGLVPQCFENCLGKIRMHGWVNTPENANTAAPVDYMVHDAEVALPLYPQLGLEPNVYYIPPINVPTDYLEQMFGPRVEQAQETYRKARRGDEEYRKLRGALHLMGSTEWRIEEFEVTDEEAIGYDQNGHTVARVPMEEPTYQRDRFDSQHDAYRLDIA, encoded by the coding sequence ATGGCAGAAGTTTACAATTGGCAGATCGGCCGCGAGATGGACTACCCCTACACGGAAGCGCGTCCGGAGAAACAGTGGGGGGCAGTGTTCGACCTGAACAAGTGTATCGCGTGCCAGACGTGCTCGCTGTCGTGTAAGACGACCTGGACCAACAACGAGGGCCAGGAGCACATGTTCTGGAACAACGTCGAGACCAAGCCCTACGGCTCCTACCCGCTGCAGTGGGACGTCGAGATTCTTGACCGACTGGGGGTCCAGGAGTGGGGCTCGGACGGCGTCTACGAGGGCAAGACGATCTTCGAGGCCCGCGACTTCGACTGGGAGTCGATGGCGATCGACGACGATCCGGAGACCATGCACAGCGAGGGGATCGAAGGCTTCCGTCCCGACGACGAGGACTGGGCCCAGCCGAACCTCGGCGAGGACGAGCCGACCGGCCAGGAGGTCGAATCGGACACCCACATCGATGAGGACCACCACCCGACGTGGTTCTTCTACCTCCCGCGGGTCTGCAACCACTGCACGTTCGCGGCCTGCGCCGGCGGCTGTCCCGTGCAGGCGATCTACAAGCGCCAGGAGGACGGTATCGTCCTGCTCGACGAGGACAGCTGTCAGGCCTTCCAGGAGTGTGTCCGGGCCTGTCCCTACGGGAAGTCGATCTACAACTCGGTCGCGCAGAACTCCCAGAAGTGCGTCGGCTGCTACCCGAAGGTCGAGCAGGGACTCGTCCCGCAGTGTTTCGAAAACTGTCTCGGCAAGATCCGGATGCACGGCTGGGTCAACACCCCCGAGAACGCTAACACCGCCGCGCCCGTCGACTACATGGTCCACGACGCCGAGGTCGCGCTCCCGCTGTACCCGCAGCTGGGACTCGAGCCCAACGTCTACTACATCCCGCCGATCAACGTCCCGACGGACTACTTGGAGCAGATGTTCGGCCCGCGCGTCGAGCAGGCCCAGGAGACCTACCGGAAGGCCCGCCGTGGCGACGAGGAGTACCGCAAGCTCCGCGGCGCCTTGCATCTGATGGGATCGACTGAGTGGCGCATCGAGGAGTTCGAAGTGACTGACGAGGAAGCGATCGGCTACGACCAGAACGGCCACACGGTCGCCCGCGTCCCGATGGAGGAACCGACCTACCAGCGCGACCGCTTCGACAGCCAACACGACGCCTACCGGCTCGACATCGCGTAA
- a CDS encoding TorD/DmsD family molecular chaperone, producing the protein MSRPDHHVHRARLYKLVSMAFDRPTDDLREALRSAEFDEQLVESAAAIGDDDLREHAETVADLSPDGADEIEDCYSTYAALFGFEQGGEIQQYEVEYGSGSLVTNTDTLADIAGFYGAFDLDLEDGNRERVDHLCIELEFVSHLALQTAYLGKTGDEKGVEIVSNAQADFLEDHLGRWVPRFRKTVRDDADDPFYRALADLVVALVEADADRFGIEPDVFPEVPPSPTEGLTGGGDGDFRCGTCGSNGSQTSAPSPGNAEMPMGDRDGPY; encoded by the coding sequence ATGTCACGACCAGACCACCACGTCCACCGCGCGCGACTGTACAAGCTCGTGTCGATGGCGTTCGACCGGCCGACCGACGACCTCCGCGAGGCGCTGCGCTCCGCCGAGTTCGACGAGCAACTCGTCGAGTCCGCCGCGGCGATCGGCGACGACGACCTCCGCGAGCACGCCGAGACGGTCGCCGACCTGAGTCCGGACGGCGCCGACGAGATCGAGGACTGCTACTCGACGTACGCCGCGCTGTTCGGCTTCGAGCAGGGCGGCGAGATCCAGCAGTACGAGGTCGAGTACGGCTCGGGCTCGCTCGTGACGAACACGGACACGCTCGCCGACATCGCCGGCTTCTACGGCGCGTTCGACCTGGACCTCGAGGACGGCAACCGCGAGCGGGTCGACCACCTCTGTATCGAACTCGAGTTCGTCTCCCACCTGGCCTTACAGACGGCCTACCTCGGGAAGACCGGCGACGAGAAGGGCGTCGAGATCGTCTCGAACGCCCAGGCGGACTTCCTCGAGGACCACCTCGGGCGCTGGGTCCCGAGGTTCCGCAAGACGGTCCGCGACGACGCAGACGACCCGTTCTATCGGGCGCTCGCGGATCTCGTGGTGGCGCTGGTCGAGGCCGACGCCGACCGGTTCGGGATCGAACCGGACGTCTTCCCCGAGGTGCCGCCGTCCCCGACCGAGGGGCTCACCGGCGGCGGTGATGGCGACTTCCGGTGTGGAACCTGCGGCTCGAACGGATCGCAGACCTCCGCCCCCTCGCCCGGCAACGCCGAGATGCCGATGGGCGACCGCGACGGTCCGTACTGA
- a CDS encoding enoyl-CoA hydratase/isomerase family protein → MHVDSDDDILRIAFDRPAALNAVTKEIAATLADTIEDASPDEYDAIVLTGEGEAFSAGGDLEALAEQPASAREAYTEVEESFGRVVEAMLECPVPIVAKVNGDAIGAGLSIVALADIAYAAADATFSCAFVRIGLVPDTGGTFMLPHIVGLRAAKKLAFTGEFFDAERAADLDLINEAVPPEDLDDRVDETLEQLRKRPTEIIGLMKGAMHENMARHWSEALDHENLLQVQARTSNAHAEGVAAFLEDREPEFDA, encoded by the coding sequence ATGCACGTCGACAGCGACGACGATATCCTCCGGATCGCGTTCGACCGACCAGCGGCGCTCAACGCCGTGACGAAAGAGATTGCCGCGACGTTGGCCGACACGATCGAGGACGCCTCGCCCGACGAGTACGACGCAATCGTCCTCACCGGCGAGGGCGAGGCCTTCAGTGCCGGCGGCGACCTCGAGGCGCTGGCCGAACAGCCGGCGTCGGCCCGCGAGGCGTATACGGAGGTCGAGGAGAGCTTCGGTCGCGTCGTCGAGGCGATGCTCGAGTGTCCCGTGCCGATCGTCGCGAAGGTCAACGGCGACGCCATCGGCGCCGGGTTGTCGATCGTCGCCCTAGCGGATATCGCCTACGCCGCCGCCGACGCGACCTTCTCCTGTGCGTTCGTTCGGATCGGCCTCGTTCCCGACACCGGCGGGACGTTCATGCTCCCCCACATCGTCGGCCTCAGAGCCGCCAAGAAGCTCGCGTTCACCGGCGAGTTCTTCGACGCCGAGCGGGCAGCCGACCTCGACCTGATCAACGAGGCGGTTCCACCCGAGGACCTCGACGACCGGGTCGACGAGACCCTCGAGCAACTCCGCAAGCGCCCGACGGAGATTATCGGCCTGATGAAAGGAGCCATGCACGAGAACATGGCTCGCCACTGGTCGGAGGCGTTAGACCACGAGAACCTGCTGCAGGTTCAGGCGCGTACCTCCAACGCCCACGCGGAGGGTGTTGCCGCCTTCCTCGAGGACCGAGAGCCGGAGTTCGACGCCTGA
- a CDS encoding ABC transporter permease — MTDTGARTDDANSRFRSGLERLNGGMAVPALLGAVLLAYFVVPFAVFFAQVGSVDVIGGLADPATQDAIRTSLVTAPISTAIATIFGVPLAYVLSRASFRGKRLLEAAVLLPLVLPPIVGGVMLLTVVGRYTPIGSTAAALGVPLTDSYAGVVLAQTFVAAPFLVVTVRAGFDDVDPRVEEAARTLGYGRLETVRLVSLPLARNAIAAGIVLTFVRALGEFGATMMVAYNPRTMPTRIDVLRIARGLEAIVPIALALLISTVVVVALVQALVGSVRRY, encoded by the coding sequence GTGACCGATACCGGTGCGCGGACGGACGATGCGAACTCGCGATTCAGAAGCGGTCTCGAGCGCCTGAACGGCGGGATGGCCGTCCCGGCGCTGCTGGGCGCGGTGTTGCTCGCGTACTTCGTCGTCCCGTTCGCCGTGTTCTTCGCGCAGGTGGGTTCGGTCGACGTGATCGGCGGCCTCGCCGATCCCGCCACGCAAGATGCGATCAGGACGTCGCTGGTGACGGCACCGATCTCGACGGCCATCGCGACCATCTTCGGCGTCCCGCTCGCCTACGTCCTCTCGCGGGCCAGCTTTCGCGGTAAGCGCCTCCTCGAGGCCGCCGTCTTGCTCCCGCTGGTCCTGCCGCCGATCGTCGGCGGCGTGATGCTGCTGACCGTCGTCGGCCGGTACACGCCGATCGGTTCGACCGCAGCGGCCCTCGGCGTTCCGCTGACCGACAGCTACGCTGGCGTAGTCCTCGCCCAGACGTTCGTAGCCGCGCCGTTTCTCGTCGTCACCGTCCGCGCCGGCTTCGACGACGTCGATCCGCGCGTCGAGGAGGCCGCCCGGACGCTGGGGTACGGGCGCCTCGAGACGGTCCGCCTGGTCTCGTTGCCGCTGGCGCGAAATGCCATCGCCGCGGGGATCGTCCTCACGTTCGTGCGGGCACTCGGCGAGTTCGGCGCCACGATGATGGTCGCGTACAACCCGCGGACGATGCCGACGCGCATCGACGTCTTGCGGATCGCCCGCGGTCTCGAGGCGATCGTCCCGATCGCGCTGGCGCTACTGATCAGTACGGTCGTCGTGGTCGCGCTGGTTCAGGCGCTCGTCGGGTCAGTGCGGCGGTATTGA